In the genome of Brachionichthys hirsutus isolate HB-005 chromosome 23, CSIRO-AGI_Bhir_v1, whole genome shotgun sequence, one region contains:
- the zgc:92664 gene encoding chromatin complexes subunit BAP18 — MTSASTKVGEIFSAAGAAFTKLGELTMQLHPVADCSPAGGQTKSAVKRKLYEDGALPVSADAAKKVTKKAASAGLQAPPPSQQTGDVTLSALNDSDVTSDLVDMEGEGSKKLNNFDQDNLNLDSGLILNPSDLPLLSR; from the exons ATGACGTCTGCTTCCACGAAA GTTGGGGAGAtcttctctgctgctggagctgctttCACCAAACTGGGAGAACTCACCATGCAGCTCCACCCGGTGGCAGACTGCAGCCCTGcagg TGGCCAGACGAAGAGCgcggtgaagaggaagctgtaCGAAGACGGAGCGCTGCCTGTCTCTGCTGACGCTGCAAAGAAGGTCACCAAGAAAGCCGCTTCAGCTGGActgcaggccccgcccccctcccagcagaCTGGAG acgTGACCCTCAGTGCTCTGAACGACTCGGATGTCACCAGCGATCTCGTGGACATGGAGGGCGAAGGATCCAAAAAGCTCAACAACTTCGATCAAG ATAACCTGAACCTGGACTCCGGCCTCATTCTGAATCCCAGCGaccttcctctgctctcccgTTGA